ATGGAATTTTCACCCGACATTTACCAATCAGTACCGCAACTCGCTACAAAAGAAACTGCCTCATTACGAGCTGACTATCCCTGCATTGAACACTTGGAAGCCGGTAACATCGCCCCTTGGTTAGTAGAAAGACTTGACCAATTGTTGGTTCGTGCCAAAACTGAAAGGGCAGGTATGAACCTAGCCAAATGCGTTACTTTAGCGACGGCATCCATCGGATCTGTTTGTTATGCTACTTCCCCACTGGCCCCCATCGGCGCACTGATAGCCGGACTGGGTTATGCTTGGTCAGTGGTGCAAGACATGACTGACTCCCACTGTTTTGCTCCCATTCCCTTTGTACGCGGTAACTTTCTCGAATTTATCTCAGCAATGGGGGACTCCCAAGCGCGAGAGGAATGGTTTGCTGGCAAGAATGAAATTGTGGATTTGATGAACCATCTTGCACCCCTGGAGCGTAGCGAATTTGTGATGCTGCGGCAGTACACCAACACCCTCACCGAATTTCTAACTGGTGTAGAAGCTGGCAAGCGGTTTTATGCTTACAGGTGGCTACTGGACAACTTCACCAACTACAGAGGTGCGTTTCCTACTGTTGAGCAGTTGGCTAAACATCTGGCACAGGTAGCCCCTGACCCTAGAATTAACCATGCACAGGTGACTTTAATTCAGCAACAATCCCAAACAACAGCCCAACTGCCACAACCTAAGATACCTGAACCCAAGTTCATTGAACCAACTAAGCCGCAGTTTGTAGAATTGCCCTGTTCCCCAACAATCCAACCTGCTGCACCAGATCCTTCACAGAACCAAGCACCAGAGATTCAATCATTGTTAACACTGCCACTTCACAACAGAGCGATCGCAATTATTGATGCACTCAGTAACAGTGGCTTTGATATTGCCAAGTGCATCCATGACCAAATTACGGTGATTGCAGGCAATCAGCGAGGTGGTAAGGGTACTCTCATGGCGATTTTAGCCATCCTCAGTAAAGCACTTGAGCCAAACACCAAAATTCACTATTTTACCGCCGGTGATGACGTGTACCCGTTCCAATGCCATCACTTAGTATGTAGACTTAGTTACCGAGAATTGGATGGTGCAAAGGCTGATGCTACTGTTGCAGGTGATTTGTACCAGTATTTAAGGGAGATGGACAACGCCACCCAAAATAGTTACACAGATATTATTTTAGTGATTGATGAAGCGGTGGCGTTGTCTGATTATCTCAGTGATGAGCAGAAGCAATGGATTATTCGCTTTTTGTTTACTCGTGCCAGTAAGAAAGGCGCACAAATTTTCGTGGTGTTGCACGGCAAAAATTTGACATCTTGGGTGGGGACGAAAAACACCGCAGGTTTTGGTGATACTTTCAAAAATGGGGCTACTTTTATTGGCTGTGAAGCCACGAGTAAAAAACTGTCTCCCCTGAAGTCAATCTCACTCGCAACTGGGCGTTACTTCCTGGCAGACATAGATAGCTTTGATAAGGCAATCGCACTTGGCGAAATTGGCACGATTCCAGACTGGTTAAAAACTGAGGTTAATCCTCATTCTGGACAACCTGACCCAGCGCGGACACTGCTTAAGTATTTTCCTGAGTTGAGAAGTGATTCCCCGGTTTTGGTTGATAGAGTACCACCCCAAGAGAAGCCACAGGATGAGTTTCTGAATCAGGCCAGAGCATGGCTAGATGAAACTTGGGTGATACCGGATGCGCCACCGCCCACTTGCCCCCCAAATCCAAGCGATACCGACCGATACCAACCGACTGACAAGGCTTTTGAGCTATTGGAATCGTTTGGTATCGATACCGGAAACGATACCGGAATCGGTGATACCAACCCGGAAAATGGCGATTCTAAGACCCTTGCTAGTGATACTGGAAACGTTTCCGAAACTCGTTACACTCCCGCAGAATTGACCCTTGAACAACTGACTGGCATCGTCAAGCAGATGATATCCAAGAAAATGTCGCAGACTCAAATTATTCAATCCCTCTGGGGAGTGGAGAAAAACGGTAAGGGCTGGAAACAGGCTTACACCGAATATAAGGAACTGTTTCCATCAACTGAATAAACAGTTATCGCCACAAGGACAAACAAATTTTGACATGGACACCAACAGACACCACACTAGACACGACCCAGACACCAGGTATCTAGATGATGTCCGGTAGACACCAATAATAAATCAGCTAAGTTTTGTATCACAAAAGGCAGTTATCGTCAGGGGTATTAACACAGGTTTGAAAGGGGCGATTGCTAGAGCTAAACTGAATCTTCATCCTTTAGTTCGGATAAAATCTTGTCGAGCCTGTCGTTTGCGTCTTTAGCAAGCCTAGTGCATCGCACACTTGCAGCCATTCCACCTGCGGCCGTAACAGTTCCTTCGGGAACTTTGCCTGATAGTAAAAGCCCAGCACCTATAAGGCTAATACAAGCAGACAGTCCAGTTGCAATTAGTGCGAGGTTGAAACTGTAACGTGCTTGGCGTACACGCTCTCTGATAATTTCTTGATTCGTGAATTGTGTCATCTTTTTTTACCAATCAACTGCTCTTAGTTTCGCTGTTCGGCGTTTAAAGTTCAGTCTAGGTAAGGTTTTGAGAGCAATGGCTTTTGTATGAGTTACGTATAACTTTCGCTTTCAACCCGTAGAATAGGCATAAGTTAGGTTTTTGGCTATGGCAAGACAATCTCTTAAGGCGTGTCAAGTAGGTATCGAGAAGGCAAGGGCATCTCTGACTGGTAAAGGTTGGACACAGGAGGAATTAGCAGAAAAAGTAGAGACGACCCGCCAGCCAGTTTTTAATTTTTTTGCAGGCAACGGAGTAGACCGCAAAAATTTTGTCAAAATCTGCGAACAGCTAGAACTAGATTGGCAGGAAATTACAGGTCAATCTAAATCAACTAATTTAGTAACTTCACTAGATAGTGTCGTGGATGTACTTGTAGATGAAGTACGAACACACTGTAAAGCCAAAATTGAAGAGGAATGTGGTTCTCTGCGAATGTTAGATCGCAAAACACAACCTCTAAATAGAGTTTACGTCGAAGTAAAAATTCGGTCGAAGCATGGAAAACCAATTATATCTAACCAACAAAGGATTAAGAATCTTAAAAAATCGACCCACTTTACAGGAGCGAGTGAAAATCCAGAAAGACCAAGAATGTTTAGTGAAGATACTAAAAAGTTTGAGCGGATTGATTTAAGTAATCCTAATGAACGAATAGCAGGGCTAGATGCTGTGAAAATGTTTAATAAGGTGATAATACTGGGTAAACCAGGAGCAGGTAAAACAACATTTTTGAAGTATTTGGCAATCCATTGCATTGAAAGTGAACTTACACCAAATCAAACTAAATTAATACCTATCTATATCCGTTTAAATTTATTAGTGAAAAGTAAAAATACTTTACAAGAATATATTGAAAATGTATTCTTTAACAATAAATTCTCAAAGATACAAGTAGAAAAAATTTTAGATAGTGGAAGTGTTTTATTTTTGCTCGATGGTTTGGATGAAGTTGCTGGAGTAAATAATAATATAAAATTTGAACTCGAAGTTTTTGCAAATACTTTCTATAAAAACCAGTTCATAATAACTAGTCGATTAGCCGCTTTTGAGGATAGTTATGAAGGCTTTACTGAAATTGAGATTGCTGACTTCACTCAAGAGCAAATGGAAGCTTATGTTAGGAAATGGTTTGTTGAAAATTCCAAAAATTTACCTGAGAAAGATGAGAATAAAGCTAGACAGTTTATTGCTAAACTAAAGCTTTCAAAATACGCTCAAATTCAAGAATTGGCTACGATACCTCTTTTGCTTAACTTGCTCTGCTTGGTTTTTCAAGAAAACACTGATAAAAAGGATGATTTCGATTTTCCGTCCAACCGATACGAGCTATGCAAGGAAGCTACTGAAATTTTGCT
The sequence above is drawn from the Nostoc sp. TCL26-01 genome and encodes:
- a CDS encoding NACHT domain-containing protein gives rise to the protein MARQSLKACQVGIEKARASLTGKGWTQEELAEKVETTRQPVFNFFAGNGVDRKNFVKICEQLELDWQEITGQSKSTNLVTSLDSVVDVLVDEVRTHCKAKIEEECGSLRMLDRKTQPLNRVYVEVKIRSKHGKPIISNQQRIKNLKKSTHFTGASENPERPRMFSEDTKKFERIDLSNPNERIAGLDAVKMFNKVIILGKPGAGKTTFLKYLAIHCIESELTPNQTKLIPIYIRLNLLVKSKNTLQEYIENVFFNNKFSKIQVEKILDSGSVLFLLDGLDEVAGVNNNIKFELEVFANTFYKNQFIITSRLAAFEDSYEGFTEIEIADFTQEQMEAYVRKWFVENSKNLPEKDENKARQFIAKLKLSKYAQIQELATIPLLLNLLCLVFQENTDKKDDFDFPSNRYELCKEATEILLSKWDEEKGIKREQFAHQNINRDIEVEQLYRCLNVEEKVSFLSYIAAENWKKSIKQFPEEEILENIKSYFLNLEFSSCKPQKLSNEHCRVLLRAIESQHGLIIEEFRQIYSFYHLTFQEYFTAKYFLENPKQDALKDLISFMLYPDWREVFLIAVGNRKRGIDLLDIMNLVCQYYVQSNSDLKIFLNWCSEKANAVNANYEPLVIRAFYFELAIGFVLCQTISFNTVGSIAATFSGDSSILSSLELGVSLTWDINNTLDITCDPTFDSILALAHKLYEARKDTLALGLSPELQQLLQDLIDELFSIEQLENPKNKQQCWENNNWHWIEQLKTILIEHRGITITGITINSQFESRNDIDHYYDCTRLLVYCLTNGCELTPNIEKIKNTLLQIN